Sequence from the Streptosporangium brasiliense genome:
CCTTCACCGCCGTCCGGCTGATTCCGTAATCGTCACGCCATCGGCCCCGTTGTCGACACGCCCGTGACATGTGAGGGGCCCCCTACCCCCTCCACCCCGCTCCACCATCGTTGACCTGGGAAAACGGGGCCAGAACCGGCCGCGAGGAGGCGCGGAATCAGTTGACGGTGGAGAGAAGTGGAGTATGGTGGTGCGCAGTGGAGAGCAGGGGCTACAGCGCCACGCGCTCCGCTAGGCACGGGAGGTGGGGCCGATGTTCCTCGGCACTCATCATCCGCGTCTCGATGACAAGGGACGGCTGTTCCTGCCGGCGAAGTACCGCGAGGAGCTGGCGGAGGGTCTGGTGATCACCAAAGGCCAGGAGCGCTGCCTCTACGTCTTCCCCGTAGAGGAGTTCCAGCGCATTACCGAGGCTCTGCGCACCGCGCCGGTGACCGCCAAGGCGGTCCGCGACTACAGCCGTGTCTTCTTCGCCAGCGCATCCGACGAGGTCGCCGACAAACAAGGCCGGGTCACCATCCCGCAGGCTCTGCGCGTATACGCCGGCCTGCGCCGTGACTGCACGGTCATCGGGGCCAACACACGGCTGGAGGTCTGGGACGTTCAGGCCTGGGACACCTATCTGGCCGACCAAGAGCAGGCTTTTGCCGATCTGTCGGAGGAGGTGCTGCCAGGGATTCTGTGACTCCACGGTCGACTCATCGGTGAAAACGTCGTTCGGCGAGGTCTCCACCCGCAACCACGATGCACGTCAGCTGATGCACCTTCCCCGGTGTCAGGTGACGGGCGGACACCCGGGTGCGGATGGGGACCTGGCCGGACGGCCCGGGGGTGGGGGCCAGCAAAGACACCGATGAACGCCCGCCGCGCATCCGCGAGCGAGGCGGCGAGAGGGGGGTTGCGCTTCATGCGCGCCGAAAACGACATATCTGACCTGCAGGCTCCGGGCGGCCACGTGCCCGTGATGCTCGAGCGGGTGCTCGAACTCCTGGCTCCCGCCCTCACCGGCCCGGACCCCGTCGTCGTCGACGCCAATCTCGGCCTCGGCGGCCACGCCGAGGCCCTGCTGGCCGCCCACCCCGCACTGCACCTGATCGGGATCGACCGCGATCCCACCGCCATCGAGCGCTCGACGGCCCGGCTGGCGCCGTACGCCGACCGGACCACCCTGGTCCGCGCGGTCTCCGACGAGCTGGCCGGGGTGCTGGCGGAGGCCGGCCGTCCCCGCGTCAACGCCGTCCTGTTCGACCTGGGCGTCTCCTCGCCCCAGCTCGACGAGGCCGAGCGTGGTTTCGCCTACTCCTACGACGCGCCCCTGGACATGCGGATGGACCGCGACCAGGAGCTCACGGCCGAGGTCGTCGTCAACACCTACTCGGCCGCCGAACTCATCCGGATCCTCCGGGATTACGGCGAAGAGCGATTCGCCCCGCGTGTCGCGCGCCTAATCATCAAGGAACGGGGCAACGAGGCCATAACGTCTACCAAGCGGCTTGCGGAGATTGTCCGTACGGCAATACCCGCCGCTACCCGACGGACCGGGGGAAACCCCGCAAAAAGGACTTTTCAGGCGTTGCGGATCGAGGTGAACGCAGAGTTGACAGCACTGGAACGCGCGCTCCCCGCCGCGCTCGACGCGCTGACGCTTGGCGGGCGCGTGGTCGTGCTCGCCTACCACTCCCTTGAGGACCGGCTCACCAAGCAGGTCCTCGCGGCGCGAACCAGGGAGACCAGCCCCCCCGGGCTGCCCGTCCCGCTGCCGGCTCACCAGCCGCGGTTCGCCCTCCTGACAAGGGGAGCCGAGCTTCCGAGCGAAGAGGAGGTGGCCCGCAACCCGCGGGCGGCCTCTGCCCGGTGTCGGGCGGCAGAGAGGATCCGTGAGGCAGTTGACGAGGAGTGAGTCGGACGTCCGCACCGCGCCGAGCCGGGGCGGGCGCCCCGCGCGGGTGCCCCGCGCGACGCCGCAGGCGCGCAGGAGCAGGCCGGCCAGGACCGCGCACGCCGGCCGTCCGGCGGCCCAGGCTCCCGAGTCCCGGCAGGGACGCG
This genomic interval carries:
- the mraZ gene encoding division/cell wall cluster transcriptional repressor MraZ is translated as MFLGTHHPRLDDKGRLFLPAKYREELAEGLVITKGQERCLYVFPVEEFQRITEALRTAPVTAKAVRDYSRVFFASASDEVADKQGRVTIPQALRVYAGLRRDCTVIGANTRLEVWDVQAWDTYLADQEQAFADLSEEVLPGIL
- the rsmH gene encoding 16S rRNA (cytosine(1402)-N(4))-methyltransferase RsmH; the encoded protein is MRAENDISDLQAPGGHVPVMLERVLELLAPALTGPDPVVVDANLGLGGHAEALLAAHPALHLIGIDRDPTAIERSTARLAPYADRTTLVRAVSDELAGVLAEAGRPRVNAVLFDLGVSSPQLDEAERGFAYSYDAPLDMRMDRDQELTAEVVVNTYSAAELIRILRDYGEERFAPRVARLIIKERGNEAITSTKRLAEIVRTAIPAATRRTGGNPAKRTFQALRIEVNAELTALERALPAALDALTLGGRVVVLAYHSLEDRLTKQVLAARTRETSPPGLPVPLPAHQPRFALLTRGAELPSEEEVARNPRAASARCRAAERIREAVDEE